The following proteins are encoded in a genomic region of Streptomyces sp. NBC_01723:
- a CDS encoding MFS transporter → MATAEPTRADDADSGPGAGPRPRVPAPRGEGDGRDPEHTDAQGPHEDRPQAPSPMNAAFHAVRERMLRHPVLSVTALAGILHVVWFFTFANSGGDLAAQDAWSEFVGRHPDSAYNLAWYGGMHPVSYSVVSPYLMSVLGVRTTMMIAGTVSAGLLTMILIRSRVVRNPLWASLAGLFGLLGNAASGRVTFGLGMVFGLGAVAAVFCWPYRWRYERWAKGLCAAPLAALSTMASPVSGLFVGLVAVALFLQKRRPGAWSLGLAPAAVVALSAWLFPFSGTQPMSFGSAALPVLYAGLVYAFVPRTWTTVRITSAVYGLAVLLVWVISSQIGSNITRLAMLFAGVALVAALPFTVPKSRKWYALVVSLVGFVVWIGFKSADDVIHTTPAASWARELAPLVNELQEVGAERGRVEVVPARSHREASALAPYVNLARGWNRQADMERNPLFYDDTLNSANYHEWLQRWAVHFVVLPKDEPDGDGGERERELVQRGLPFLKQIWGDANWQLFQVTNPTPLAEPNAEVQRAEQGEWTIDVKEPGRILVRVPYSPWLSLVDAEGNKLQPPQETESSKNSPEGTPKTYDNVNGCVTETEETAEGDKWTLLVAPEAGTYRLAAPYGLQRGTPCPEELR, encoded by the coding sequence GTGGCCACTGCGGAGCCGACACGCGCCGACGACGCCGATTCGGGCCCGGGAGCCGGCCCTCGACCACGCGTACCCGCGCCGCGCGGGGAGGGCGACGGCCGTGACCCCGAACACACGGACGCGCAAGGGCCCCACGAGGACCGCCCGCAGGCGCCGTCCCCGATGAACGCCGCGTTCCACGCCGTGCGCGAGCGCATGCTGCGCCACCCCGTGCTGTCCGTGACCGCCCTGGCCGGCATCCTCCACGTCGTCTGGTTCTTCACGTTCGCGAACAGCGGCGGCGACCTCGCGGCACAGGACGCGTGGTCGGAGTTCGTCGGCCGGCACCCGGACTCGGCGTACAACCTCGCCTGGTACGGCGGCATGCACCCGGTGTCGTACAGCGTGGTCTCGCCGTACCTGATGTCGGTGCTCGGCGTGCGGACCACCATGATGATCGCGGGCACGGTGTCGGCGGGCCTGCTGACGATGATCCTGATCCGCAGCCGCGTGGTGCGCAATCCGCTGTGGGCCTCGCTGGCGGGGCTGTTCGGACTGCTGGGCAACGCCGCGTCGGGCCGGGTGACCTTCGGCCTCGGCATGGTGTTCGGCCTCGGCGCGGTCGCCGCGGTCTTCTGCTGGCCCTACCGCTGGAGGTACGAGCGCTGGGCCAAGGGGCTGTGCGCGGCGCCGCTGGCCGCGCTGTCCACGATGGCGTCGCCGGTCTCGGGCCTGTTCGTGGGTCTGGTGGCGGTCGCGCTGTTCCTCCAGAAGCGGCGGCCGGGCGCCTGGTCGCTGGGGCTGGCCCCCGCGGCGGTCGTGGCGCTGTCGGCCTGGCTGTTCCCCTTCTCCGGCACCCAGCCGATGTCCTTCGGTTCGGCGGCCCTGCCGGTCCTGTACGCGGGCCTGGTCTACGCGTTCGTGCCGCGCACCTGGACCACCGTGCGGATCACCTCGGCGGTCTACGGCCTGGCCGTGCTGCTGGTCTGGGTGATCAGCTCGCAGATCGGCTCCAACATCACGCGCCTGGCGATGCTCTTCGCCGGGGTGGCGCTGGTGGCGGCCCTGCCGTTCACGGTGCCGAAGTCGCGCAAGTGGTACGCGCTGGTGGTCTCGCTCGTCGGCTTCGTGGTCTGGATCGGATTCAAGTCGGCCGACGACGTCATCCACACGACGCCGGCCGCCTCGTGGGCGCGGGAGTTGGCGCCGCTGGTCAACGAGCTCCAGGAGGTCGGCGCCGAGCGCGGCCGGGTCGAGGTCGTCCCGGCCCGCTCCCACCGTGAGGCCTCGGCGCTGGCGCCGTACGTGAACCTGGCCCGCGGCTGGAACCGCCAGGCCGACATGGAGCGCAACCCCCTCTTCTACGACGACACGCTCAACTCGGCGAACTACCACGAGTGGCTGCAGCGCTGGGCGGTGCACTTCGTGGTGCTGCCGAAGGACGAGCCGGACGGGGACGGCGGCGAGCGGGAGCGGGAGCTGGTCCAGCGGGGCCTGCCCTTCCTGAAGCAGATCTGGGGCGACGCCAACTGGCAGCTCTTCCAGGTGACCAACCCGACCCCGCTGGCGGAGCCCAACGCGGAGGTCCAGCGCGCCGAGCAGGGCGAGTGGACGATCGACGTGAAGGAGCCGGGCCGGATCCTGGTCCGGGTGCCGTACTCGCCGTGGCTGAGCCTGGTGGACGCCGAGGGCAACAAGCTCCAGCCGCCGCAGGAGACGGAGAGCTCCAAGAACAGCCCCGAGGGCACGCCGAAGACGTACGACAACGTGAACGGCTGCGTGACGGAGACCGAGGAGACCGCCGAGGGCGACAAGTGGACGCTGCTGGTCGCCCCCGAGGCGGGCACGTACCGGCTGGCCGCGCCGTACGGACTGCAGCGGGGCACACCGTGCCCGGAGGAGCTGAGGTAA
- a CDS encoding D-alanyl-D-alanine carboxypeptidase, which produces MVSVRDRQRAQHVRRMEEASVAGESPDRSKQRESSEEPTSGSAGPVPEARTEASERRDPRLAVSREDAKSSASAGSDGAERPRGGVDTATRVLSVRETETETATDEAEEAGSAEEEPAEDAEGSREEEPAEGSGTAEEAEATDEAESADEDAQDAQDTQDDDGDEGDDGDKGDKAEASDVSDASDGSEEADTPEKSEKPDTSDASATSKEEDDAGDDATPSDGRLRDAVAAWVATADERAAANARLEAPETDEDTEGTQKDAEAPEEAPEADGKPSDAPAEDTRPVDQPTAVFQTRPAKPPVDQPTTMLKLGDVAPAPRKSDKDAKDAKDTEGDKADKGNKGNKADEPRDVERTSKFVALRHLDDPATRKPPGTPKAPSEPAEPAEPAEPPRVPRNAPTAAVPQVGPERTTQQPLPPKPPLDLLAELTNTPPPPETPLRTTVRRVKIWTPLVVLLLIVFAVAQSMRPLPAPTLDLTAEESFTFEGGKPQIPWPSSGQAALDVQGIGTFGSSGDQKPVPIASVAKVMTAYVILREHPLKSGAEGPKIKIDQAAEDQSQAGQESTVNVFAGDAISQREALESILIASANNVARLLARWDAGSEKAFVEKMNATAKDLGMTNTTYTDPSGLNNTTVSTAVDQVKLAKAAMTEPAFREVAAMMSYDDYKGVNHSNWNHLVGHNDVVGIKTGTTTSALGNLVFAAKKDVDGETRTIVGAVVRQPAGGADNTILGAALDSSDKLIRAAQDTLESSTIVKKGSVVGYVDDGLGGRTPVVATQDVKAVGWAGLTVKLTFKADEVPHTAKAGTKVGTLAVGDGGSSGAVKVPVALRDDLAEPGFTDKLTRVG; this is translated from the coding sequence ATGGTTTCGGTACGGGATCGGCAGCGCGCACAGCACGTGCGGCGCATGGAGGAGGCATCGGTGGCGGGCGAGTCCCCCGACAGGTCGAAGCAGCGCGAGTCGTCGGAAGAACCGACGTCGGGGAGCGCGGGTCCGGTTCCCGAGGCCAGGACCGAGGCGAGCGAACGGCGTGATCCGCGGCTGGCGGTGTCGCGGGAGGACGCGAAGTCCTCGGCGTCCGCCGGGTCCGACGGCGCGGAGCGCCCGCGCGGGGGCGTCGACACGGCGACGCGGGTGCTGTCGGTCCGCGAGACGGAGACGGAAACCGCGACGGACGAGGCGGAGGAGGCCGGGTCCGCCGAGGAGGAGCCGGCCGAGGACGCCGAGGGCTCCCGGGAGGAGGAGCCGGCCGAAGGCTCCGGGACGGCCGAGGAGGCCGAGGCGACCGACGAGGCGGAGTCCGCCGACGAGGATGCCCAGGACGCCCAGGACACCCAGGACGACGACGGCGACGAGGGCGACGACGGCGACAAGGGCGACAAGGCTGAAGCGTCCGACGTCTCCGACGCGTCGGACGGCTCCGAGGAAGCGGATACGCCGGAGAAGTCCGAGAAGCCGGATACGTCGGACGCGTCCGCAACGTCCAAGGAAGAGGACGACGCCGGGGACGACGCCACCCCCAGCGACGGGCGGCTGCGGGATGCCGTCGCCGCCTGGGTGGCGACCGCGGACGAGCGGGCCGCCGCCAACGCGCGCCTGGAAGCGCCGGAGACCGACGAGGACACCGAGGGCACCCAGAAGGACGCCGAGGCCCCCGAGGAGGCCCCGGAGGCCGACGGGAAGCCCTCCGACGCCCCCGCGGAGGACACGCGTCCGGTCGACCAGCCCACCGCCGTGTTCCAGACGCGACCCGCCAAGCCCCCCGTCGACCAGCCCACGACGATGCTGAAGCTGGGCGACGTCGCCCCGGCCCCCAGGAAGTCCGACAAGGACGCCAAAGACGCCAAGGACACCGAGGGCGACAAGGCGGACAAGGGGAACAAGGGGAACAAGGCCGACGAGCCGCGCGACGTCGAGCGGACCAGCAAGTTCGTGGCGCTGCGCCATCTGGACGACCCGGCGACGCGCAAGCCGCCGGGCACCCCGAAGGCACCCTCCGAGCCCGCCGAGCCCGCCGAGCCCGCCGAGCCGCCGCGGGTCCCCCGCAACGCCCCCACCGCCGCCGTACCGCAGGTCGGTCCGGAGCGGACGACACAGCAGCCGCTGCCGCCGAAGCCGCCGCTGGACCTGCTGGCGGAGCTGACCAACACCCCGCCGCCCCCGGAGACCCCGCTGCGGACGACGGTGCGCCGGGTCAAGATCTGGACGCCGCTGGTCGTCCTGCTGCTGATCGTCTTCGCGGTGGCGCAGTCGATGCGCCCGCTGCCCGCGCCGACCCTGGACCTCACGGCGGAGGAGAGCTTCACCTTCGAGGGCGGCAAGCCGCAGATCCCGTGGCCGTCCAGCGGGCAGGCCGCGCTCGACGTGCAGGGCATCGGCACCTTCGGCTCGTCCGGCGACCAGAAGCCCGTGCCGATCGCGAGTGTGGCCAAGGTCATGACCGCGTACGTCATCCTGCGCGAGCACCCGCTCAAGAGCGGCGCCGAGGGCCCGAAGATCAAGATCGACCAGGCCGCCGAGGACCAGTCGCAGGCGGGCCAGGAGTCGACGGTCAACGTGTTCGCGGGCGACGCGATCTCGCAGCGCGAGGCCCTCGAGAGCATCCTCATCGCGTCCGCGAACAACGTGGCGCGGCTGCTCGCCCGCTGGGACGCGGGGTCCGAGAAGGCGTTCGTGGAGAAGATGAACGCCACCGCGAAGGACCTCGGCATGACCAACACCACGTACACCGACCCCTCGGGCCTGAACAACACGACCGTGAGCACCGCCGTGGACCAGGTGAAGCTGGCCAAGGCGGCGATGACGGAGCCCGCGTTCCGCGAGGTCGCCGCGATGATGTCCTACGACGACTACAAGGGCGTCAACCACTCCAACTGGAACCACCTGGTCGGCCACAACGACGTCGTCGGCATCAAGACCGGCACCACCACCTCCGCGCTCGGCAACCTCGTCTTCGCGGCCAAGAAGGACGTCGACGGCGAGACCCGGACCATCGTCGGTGCCGTGGTGCGGCAGCCGGCGGGCGGCGCGGACAACACCATCCTCGGTGCCGCGCTGGACTCCAGCGACAAGCTGATCCGGGCCGCCCAGGACACCCTGGAGTCGTCGACGATCGTGAAGAAGGGCAGCGTCGTCGGGTACGTCGACGACGGCCTCGGCGGCCGCACGCCGGTCGTCGCCACGCAGGACGTCAAGGCGGTCGGCTGGGCCGGGCTGACCGTGAAACTGACGTTCAAGGCGGACGAGGTGCCGCACACGGCGAAGGCCGGGACGAAGGTCGGCACCCTCGCGGTCGGCGACGGCGGCAGCAGCGGCGCGGTGAAGGTGCCGGTCGCCCTGCGGGACGACCTCGCCGAGCCCGGCTTCACGGACAAGCTCACCCGCGTGGGCTGA
- a CDS encoding GOLPH3/VPS74 family protein, whose product MGRSRRTIPEELLLLALDPTTGTTAQPQSLDLGLAGAQLVELALAGRIAPDGDRIAVVAPRPTGDPTLDCALELLRRRGAPVRAVNWIGGPRLGLRQTYLSHLERCGMVHAVEGQMCGVLPTTRYQATDTAISREIKARLDSAIRTGVPPDPRTAALAALAHAVGLGKHLYPGNEGRSSRSRLRDLIRHDPMGGLVAHAVMDVQNGAGAQPRRAPAAPAGRQAAGPGGRPAPEPARGVPAQPRHGSMARAVAH is encoded by the coding sequence ATGGGCAGGAGCCGCAGAACAATTCCGGAGGAGCTTCTGCTGCTGGCGTTGGACCCGACCACGGGTACCACCGCACAGCCGCAGTCGCTCGACCTCGGTCTGGCCGGAGCGCAGCTGGTCGAGCTGGCGCTGGCCGGACGGATAGCCCCAGACGGGGATCGTATCGCCGTGGTGGCACCACGGCCGACAGGAGATCCAACACTGGACTGCGCGTTGGAGTTGCTGCGAAGGCGTGGCGCTCCCGTACGGGCGGTCAACTGGATTGGCGGGCCCCGCCTGGGGCTGCGCCAGACCTACCTCTCGCATCTGGAGCGATGCGGCATGGTGCATGCCGTGGAGGGCCAGATGTGCGGGGTGCTGCCGACGACTCGCTATCAGGCGACGGACACGGCGATCAGCAGGGAGATCAAGGCCCGCCTCGACTCGGCGATCCGCACCGGCGTTCCGCCGGACCCGCGGACCGCGGCGCTCGCCGCGCTGGCCCACGCGGTCGGTCTCGGCAAGCACCTCTACCCGGGCAACGAAGGACGTTCGTCGCGGTCCCGCCTGCGGGACCTCATCAGGCACGACCCCATGGGCGGCCTGGTGGCGCACGCGGTGATGGACGTTCAGAACGGTGCGGGGGCGCAGCCGCGCCGCGCTCCGGCCGCCCCGGCCGGCCGTCAGGCCGCCGGACCGGGTGGCAGGCCCGCTCCGGAACCCGCCCGCGGTGTTCCGGCGCAACCACGCCACGGATCCATGGCGCGTGCGGTGGCCCACTGA